In Cedecea neteri, a single genomic region encodes these proteins:
- the phnO gene encoding aminoalkylphosphonate N-acetyltransferase, with protein sequence MSDVVKLKAAAIEDSDTVYRMICELKQAQADRPGFNACFTENLRDPNIFYQLAWLGNKAVGMISLHLQYHLHHARRIGEIQELVVLAEARGHGVGKQLLAWAEEKARKADAELTELSTSTSRKDAHRFYEREGYRATHIRFTKPVETPDDAHANA encoded by the coding sequence ATGTCTGATGTTGTTAAATTGAAAGCCGCCGCTATCGAAGACAGCGATACCGTTTACCGTATGATTTGCGAGCTAAAACAGGCCCAGGCCGACCGCCCCGGCTTTAACGCCTGCTTCACGGAGAACCTGCGCGATCCGAATATTTTTTATCAGCTGGCGTGGCTTGGGAACAAAGCCGTGGGGATGATTAGCCTCCACCTGCAATACCACCTGCATCACGCCCGCCGCATCGGCGAGATCCAGGAGCTGGTGGTACTGGCAGAAGCCCGCGGCCACGGCGTCGGCAAACAGCTCCTCGCCTGGGCAGAAGAAAAAGCGCGCAAAGCCGATGCGGAGCTGACGGAGCTTTCAACCAGCACCAGCCGCAAAGACGCCCATCGTTTTTACGAGCGTGAAGGCTATCGCGCCACCCATATCCGCTTTACCAAACCGGTGGAGACACCTGATGACGCTCACGCTAACGCTTAG
- the phnN gene encoding ribose 1,5-bisphosphokinase, producing MMSKLIWLMGPSGSGKDSLLSALRQQEHARLLVAHRYITRAADAGCENHIALSANEFEQRQQLGLFALSWQAHEHSYGVGVEMDIWLEAGFDVVVNGSRQHLKQARERYGDGLVPICLQVSSNVLRQRLEQRGRENAEQIEQRLQRAALYSPEGGDCLILNNDGSLLQSAALFMRLLAQHRSNVIPLHRKEPRHV from the coding sequence CTGATGAGTAAACTAATCTGGCTGATGGGCCCGTCCGGCTCCGGCAAAGACAGCCTGCTGAGCGCCCTGCGCCAGCAGGAGCACGCCAGGCTGCTGGTGGCGCACCGGTACATTACCCGCGCCGCCGACGCAGGCTGCGAGAACCACATTGCGCTCAGCGCAAACGAGTTTGAGCAGCGCCAGCAGCTGGGGCTGTTTGCCCTGAGCTGGCAGGCGCACGAGCACTCCTACGGCGTCGGCGTGGAAATGGATATATGGCTCGAAGCCGGATTTGACGTGGTGGTGAACGGCTCGCGCCAGCACCTGAAGCAGGCGCGGGAACGCTATGGCGATGGGCTGGTGCCCATCTGCCTGCAAGTTTCGTCGAACGTGCTGCGCCAGCGGCTGGAGCAGCGAGGGCGGGAAAACGCAGAGCAAATCGAGCAGCGGCTGCAGCGGGCCGCGCTTTATTCGCCAGAGGGCGGCGATTGCCTGATACTCAACAACGACGGGAGTCTGCTACAGTCTGCCGCATTGTTTATGCGACTGTTAGCCCAGCACCGCTCGAACGTTATCCCTCTTCACCGCAAGGAGCCCCGCCATGTCTGA
- the phnM gene encoding alpha-D-ribose 1-methylphosphonate 5-triphosphate diphosphatase, whose product MIINNVRLVLEEEVVSGSLEVADGVIRNFAETQSQLPGAHDGGGGWLLPGLIELHTDNLDKFFTPRPKVDWPAHSAMSSHDALMVASGITTVLDAVAIGDVRDGGDRLENLEKMINAVEDTQKRGLNRAEHRLHLRCELPHHTTLPLFDKLVDRELVSLVSLMDHSPGQRQYAELSKYRDYYQGKYHLTNEQMDRFEEEQLTLAARWSQPNRQAIAARCRDRNIALASHDDATTAHVVESHEIGSVIAEFPTTEEAAEASRRHGMSVLMGAPNIVRGGSHSGNVAASHLAQAGLLDILSSDYYPASLLDAAFRVAHDDSNSFTLAQAIHLVTRNPARALNLTDRGTLAEGKRADLVLAHMHGDHIHVDHVWRQGIRVF is encoded by the coding sequence ATGATTATCAATAATGTTCGCCTGGTGCTGGAAGAAGAAGTGGTCAGTGGCTCACTGGAAGTGGCCGATGGTGTGATTCGCAACTTTGCCGAGACTCAAAGCCAGCTGCCGGGCGCACACGACGGCGGCGGCGGCTGGCTGCTGCCGGGGCTGATTGAGCTACACACCGACAACCTGGATAAATTCTTTACCCCACGGCCAAAGGTTGACTGGCCGGCACACTCGGCCATGAGCAGCCACGACGCGCTGATGGTGGCGAGCGGCATCACCACCGTGCTGGATGCCGTTGCCATCGGCGACGTGCGCGACGGCGGCGACCGCCTGGAAAACCTCGAAAAAATGATCAACGCCGTGGAGGATACGCAAAAGCGTGGCCTTAACCGCGCCGAGCACCGTCTGCACCTGCGCTGCGAGCTGCCGCACCACACCACGCTGCCGCTGTTCGACAAGCTGGTTGACCGCGAACTGGTCTCCCTCGTTTCGCTGATGGACCACTCGCCGGGCCAGCGCCAGTACGCGGAGCTGTCCAAATACCGCGACTACTATCAGGGCAAATACCATCTCACCAACGAGCAGATGGATCGCTTTGAAGAAGAGCAGCTGACGCTGGCGGCCCGCTGGTCGCAGCCTAACCGCCAGGCCATTGCCGCCCGCTGCCGCGACCGCAATATCGCCCTCGCCAGCCATGACGATGCGACGACCGCCCACGTAGTGGAGTCCCACGAAATCGGCAGCGTGATCGCCGAATTCCCGACCACGGAAGAAGCCGCCGAAGCCTCTCGCCGCCACGGCATGAGCGTGCTGATGGGCGCACCAAACATCGTGCGCGGCGGCTCTCACTCCGGCAACGTGGCGGCCAGCCATCTTGCTCAGGCCGGGCTGCTGGATATCCTTTCCTCGGATTACTACCCGGCGAGCCTGCTGGATGCGGCCTTCCGCGTGGCGCACGACGACAGCAACAGCTTCACGCTGGCGCAGGCGATTCACCTGGTGACGCGCAACCCGGCGCGGGCGCTGAACCTGACCGACCGGGGCACGCTGGCGGAAGGTAAACGAGCGGATTTGGTGCTGGCACACATGCACGGCGACCATATCCATGTCGATCACGTCTGGCGCCAGGGAATTCGGGTGTTCTGA
- the phnL gene encoding phosphonate C-P lyase system protein PhnL, with product MTRIRVENLSKTFVLHHQHGIRLPVLANASLEVKGGECVVLHGHSGSGKSTLLRSLYANYLPDEGHIWVKHADEWIDIVQAPAREVLAVRRQTIGWVSQFLRVIPRISALEVVMQPLLDLGVPREECEAKAASLLTRLNVPERLWHLAPSTFSGGEQQRVNIARGFIVDYPILLLDEPTASLDAKNSAAVVALIQEAKARGAAIVGIFHDEAVREQVADRLHTMSAMEPQHDYQ from the coding sequence ATGACCAGAATACGGGTTGAAAACCTGAGCAAAACCTTTGTCCTGCACCATCAGCACGGCATTCGCCTGCCGGTGCTGGCCAACGCCTCGCTGGAAGTCAAAGGCGGGGAATGTGTGGTGCTGCACGGCCACTCCGGCAGCGGGAAATCCACCCTGCTGCGCTCGCTCTACGCCAACTATTTGCCGGATGAAGGACACATCTGGGTTAAGCACGCCGACGAGTGGATCGACATCGTACAGGCCCCGGCGCGCGAAGTGCTGGCGGTACGCCGCCAGACCATCGGCTGGGTGAGCCAGTTCCTGCGCGTTATCCCGCGTATTTCCGCGCTCGAAGTCGTCATGCAGCCACTGCTGGATTTGGGCGTGCCGCGCGAAGAGTGCGAGGCAAAAGCCGCCAGCCTGCTGACCCGGCTCAACGTGCCGGAGCGTCTGTGGCACCTGGCCCCGTCGACTTTCTCCGGCGGCGAGCAACAGCGCGTGAACATCGCCCGCGGCTTTATTGTTGATTACCCAATTTTACTGCTGGATGAGCCTACCGCCTCGCTGGACGCCAAAAACAGCGCCGCCGTGGTGGCGTTGATTCAGGAAGCAAAAGCGCGTGGAGCTGCCATTGTCGGCATCTTCCACGATGAAGCTGTACGTGAACAGGTGGCCGACCGCCTGCATACGATGTCCGCGATGGAGCCCCAACATGATTATCAATAA
- the phnK gene encoding phosphonate C-P lyase system protein PhnK, which yields MTSPLLSVNNLTHLYAPGKGFMDVSFDLWPGEVLGIVGESGSGKTTLLKAISARLAPQEGEVIYLDRSLYDMSEGERRRLLRTEWGVVHQHPMDGLRRHVSAGGNIGERLMATGARHYGDIRATAQRWLEEVEIPSARIDDLPTTFSGGMQQRLQIARNLVTHPKLVFMDEPTGGLDVSVQARLLDLLRGLVVELNLAVVIVTHDLGVARLLADRLLVMKQGKVVESGLTDRVLDDPHHPYTQLLVSSVLQN from the coding sequence ATGACCAGCCCGTTACTTTCGGTGAATAACCTCACCCACCTCTATGCGCCCGGCAAAGGCTTTATGGACGTGTCGTTTGACCTCTGGCCCGGAGAAGTGCTGGGCATTGTGGGCGAGTCCGGCTCCGGCAAAACGACGCTGCTGAAAGCCATTTCCGCCCGCCTTGCGCCGCAGGAAGGGGAAGTGATTTACCTCGACCGCTCGCTGTACGACATGTCGGAAGGCGAACGCCGCCGCCTGCTGCGCACCGAATGGGGCGTGGTTCATCAGCATCCGATGGACGGCCTGCGCCGCCACGTTTCTGCCGGGGGCAACATCGGCGAGCGTCTGATGGCCACCGGGGCGCGCCACTACGGTGACATTCGCGCCACCGCCCAGCGTTGGCTGGAAGAAGTTGAGATTCCGTCGGCCCGTATCGACGACCTGCCGACCACGTTTTCCGGCGGGATGCAGCAGCGCCTGCAAATCGCCCGCAACCTGGTCACCCATCCGAAGCTGGTGTTTATGGATGAACCGACCGGTGGGCTGGATGTTTCCGTGCAGGCACGCCTGCTCGATCTGCTGCGTGGTCTGGTGGTGGAGCTGAACCTGGCCGTGGTGATTGTGACCCACGATCTGGGTGTGGCTCGCCTTCTGGCCGACCGCCTGCTGGTGATGAAACAGGGCAAAGTGGTGGAAAGTGGGCTGACCGACCGCGTGCTGGACGACCCGCATCACCCGTATACCCAGCTTTTGGTGTCCTCCGTCCTTCAGAATTAG
- a CDS encoding alpha-D-ribose 1-methylphosphonate 5-phosphate C-P-lyase PhnJ: protein MANLSGYNFAYLDEQTKRMIRRAMLKAVAIPGYQVPFGGREMPMPYGWGTGGIQLTASLIGESDVLKVIDQGADDTTNAVSIRNFFKRVTGVNTTERTEDATLVQTRHRIPETPLVEDQILIYQVPIPEPLRFIEPRETETRTMHALEEYGVMQVKLYEDIARFGHISTTYAYPVKVNDRYVMDPSPIPKFDNPKMHMSPALQLFGAGREKRIYAVPPFTRVESLDFDDHPFQVQEWEEPCAICGSRHSYLDEVVLDDAGNRMFVCSDTDYCRQNSEASQS, encoded by the coding sequence ATGGCTAACCTGAGCGGCTATAACTTTGCCTATCTGGACGAGCAAACCAAACGCATGATCCGCCGCGCAATGCTAAAAGCGGTGGCGATCCCAGGTTACCAGGTGCCGTTTGGCGGCCGCGAAATGCCGATGCCTTACGGCTGGGGCACCGGCGGCATTCAGCTTACCGCCAGCCTGATTGGTGAGTCTGACGTGCTGAAGGTGATTGACCAGGGTGCGGACGACACCACCAACGCGGTCTCGATCCGCAACTTCTTCAAGCGGGTGACCGGCGTGAATACCACCGAACGCACCGAAGACGCAACGCTGGTGCAGACCCGCCACCGCATCCCGGAAACGCCGCTGGTGGAAGATCAGATCCTGATTTATCAGGTGCCGATCCCTGAACCCCTGCGTTTTATCGAACCGCGCGAAACGGAAACCCGCACCATGCACGCGCTGGAAGAATACGGCGTGATGCAGGTGAAACTGTACGAAGATATCGCCCGCTTCGGTCATATCTCTACCACCTACGCCTACCCGGTGAAGGTGAACGATCGCTACGTGATGGACCCGTCGCCGATCCCGAAATTCGATAACCCGAAAATGCATATGTCCCCTGCGCTGCAGCTGTTCGGCGCCGGACGCGAAAAACGCATTTACGCCGTGCCGCCGTTTACCCGCGTAGAGAGTCTCGACTTTGACGACCATCCCTTCCAGGTTCAGGAATGGGAAGAGCCGTGCGCGATTTGTGGGTCACGCCACAGCTACCTTGATGAAGTGGTGCTCGACGACGCGGGCAACCGCATGTTCGTCTGCTCCGATACCGACTACTGCCGCCAGAACAGTGAGGCCTCTCAGTCATGA
- a CDS encoding carbon-phosphorus lyase complex subunit PhnI produces the protein MYVAVKGGEKAISAAHALQERNRRGDETLKELSVAQIEQQLGLAVDRVMTEGGIADRELAALAIKQASGDMIEAIFLLRAYRTTLPRLAVSEPLNTAEMRLERRISAVYKDVPGGQLLGPTYDYTHRLLDFTLLANGEVPAAEPADEQSAPAPHVFSMLAKQGLAKVEADDGAQPDDITRNPPVYPCSRSSRLQQLVRGDEGYLLALAYSTQRGYGRNHPFAAEIRSGYVDIEIVPEELGFAVNIGELLMTECEMVNGFVAPADEPPHFTRGYGLAFGMSERKTMAMALVDRALQAPDYDENVAGPAQDEEFVLSHADNVEAAGFVSHLKLPHYVDFQAELELLNRLIKERANG, from the coding sequence ATGTACGTTGCCGTCAAAGGGGGCGAGAAGGCAATCTCCGCCGCCCACGCCCTGCAGGAGCGCAACCGACGCGGCGATGAAACGCTGAAAGAGCTTAGCGTCGCGCAGATTGAGCAGCAGCTCGGCCTGGCCGTTGACCGCGTGATGACGGAAGGCGGCATCGCCGACCGGGAACTCGCCGCGCTGGCCATCAAGCAAGCCAGCGGCGACATGATTGAGGCGATTTTCCTGCTGCGTGCTTACCGCACCACGCTGCCTCGTCTTGCCGTGAGCGAGCCGCTGAACACCGCAGAAATGCGCCTCGAGCGCCGTATTTCCGCCGTTTATAAAGACGTTCCTGGCGGCCAGTTGCTGGGTCCAACCTACGACTACACGCACCGCCTGCTGGACTTCACGCTGCTGGCTAACGGCGAAGTCCCTGCCGCCGAACCGGCCGACGAACAAAGCGCTCCAGCTCCGCATGTGTTCAGCATGCTGGCGAAACAGGGTCTGGCCAAAGTCGAAGCAGACGACGGCGCGCAGCCGGACGACATCACCCGCAACCCGCCGGTTTACCCGTGCTCGCGCTCTTCGCGTCTGCAACAACTGGTCCGCGGCGACGAAGGCTACCTGCTGGCCCTCGCCTACTCCACCCAGCGCGGATACGGGCGCAACCACCCGTTTGCCGCCGAGATCCGCAGCGGCTATGTGGACATCGAAATTGTACCGGAAGAGCTGGGTTTTGCAGTGAACATCGGTGAACTGCTGATGACCGAATGCGAAATGGTGAACGGTTTTGTTGCCCCGGCAGACGAACCGCCGCACTTCACCCGCGGCTATGGCCTGGCGTTTGGCATGAGCGAGCGCAAAACCATGGCGATGGCGCTGGTTGACCGTGCGCTGCAGGCGCCCGACTACGACGAAAACGTCGCTGGCCCGGCGCAGGACGAAGAGTTCGTGTTATCCCACGCGGATAACGTGGAAGCGGCAGGCTTTGTGTCCCACCTCAAACTGCCTCATTACGTGGATTTCCAGGCCGAACTGGAGCTGCTTAACCGCCTGATAAAGGAGCGAGCCAATGGCTAA
- the phnH gene encoding phosphonate C-P lyase system protein PhnH, with the protein MTLMTAFTLPVQDAQQSFRRLLKAMSEPGVIVALTSLQQGWLPLNVATTSVLLTLADNDTPVWIDDTLGNDIAAQNIRFHTNAPLCEQPDHAQFAVASDAISSEQLNLLAQGCDIAPDTSATLILQVSSLSGGRMLRLTGAGINEERMIAPQLPECVLHELTERPHPFPLGIDLILTCGDRLLAIPRTTHVEVC; encoded by the coding sequence ATGACTTTAATGACCGCTTTTACCCTTCCGGTGCAGGATGCCCAGCAGAGTTTTCGTCGCCTGCTCAAAGCGATGAGCGAGCCGGGCGTGATTGTTGCGCTGACCTCGCTCCAGCAGGGCTGGCTACCGCTGAACGTGGCGACCACCAGCGTGTTGCTGACGCTGGCCGATAACGACACGCCGGTGTGGATTGACGACACGCTGGGCAACGATATTGCCGCACAGAACATCCGTTTTCATACCAATGCGCCGCTGTGCGAACAGCCTGACCACGCGCAGTTCGCCGTCGCCAGCGACGCTATCTCTTCCGAACAACTGAACCTGCTGGCCCAGGGCTGCGATATCGCCCCTGATACCAGCGCGACGCTGATTCTGCAGGTGTCCAGCCTGAGCGGCGGCCGCATGCTTCGTCTGACCGGCGCGGGCATCAACGAAGAACGCATGATCGCCCCGCAGCTGCCCGAATGCGTCCTGCACGAACTGACCGAACGCCCGCACCCGTTCCCGCTGGGCATTGACCTGATTTTGACCTGTGGCGATCGCCTGCTGGCTATCCCACGGACCACCCACGTGGAGGTGTGCTGA
- the phnG gene encoding phosphonate C-P lyase system protein PhnG — protein MDTSHFNPEQRREWMAVLSHSQPQELLERWHSLNIQADYTLIRAPEIGLVQVQARMGGTGQRFFTGDATLTRSVVKLASGTYGYSYLLGRDKQHAECCAVIDALMQETAHFHTLQETLIAPLAVNREQRLAARRAEVNSSRVDFFTLVRGDNA, from the coding sequence ATGGACACCAGCCATTTCAACCCCGAACAGCGCCGCGAGTGGATGGCGGTGCTGTCACACAGCCAACCGCAGGAGCTTCTTGAACGCTGGCACAGCCTGAACATTCAGGCGGATTACACGCTTATTCGCGCGCCGGAAATCGGCCTGGTTCAGGTGCAGGCCCGCATGGGTGGCACCGGCCAACGCTTTTTCACCGGCGACGCCACGCTGACCCGCTCGGTAGTCAAACTGGCGAGCGGCACCTACGGCTACAGCTACCTGCTTGGCCGCGACAAACAGCACGCCGAATGTTGCGCAGTGATCGACGCTTTGATGCAGGAAACCGCGCATTTTCACACGCTACAAGAAACCTTAATCGCACCGCTGGCGGTCAACCGCGAACAACGCCTTGCCGCTCGCCGTGCGGAAGTTAACAGCAGCCGCGTGGACTTCTTCACGCTGGTACGCGGAGACAACGCATGA
- the phnF gene encoding phosphonate metabolism transcriptional regulator PhnF, producing the protein MHLSRHPTSYPTRYQEIAARLEQELRNNYRCGDYLPAETQLAAYYEVNRHTLRRAIDELVNKGWVQRRQGVGVLVLMRPFDYPLNAQARFSQNLLDQGSHPTSERLLAVIRPASQDVADALGLAEGDNVIHLRTLRRVNGIAVCIIDHYFAEQAWWPALQTFSHGSLHDFLQAELGIALTRAQTRISARRSQAKESRLLEIPNMAPLLCVRTLNHREGEAKAAEYSVSLTRADMIEFTMEH; encoded by the coding sequence ATGCACTTGTCCAGACATCCGACCAGTTACCCAACCCGCTATCAAGAGATAGCCGCCCGGCTCGAACAGGAGCTGCGCAATAACTACCGCTGCGGCGACTATCTGCCCGCAGAAACCCAGCTGGCCGCCTACTACGAGGTCAACCGCCACACGCTGCGCCGCGCCATTGACGAACTGGTCAACAAAGGCTGGGTGCAGCGCCGCCAGGGCGTGGGCGTGCTGGTGCTGATGCGTCCGTTTGACTACCCGCTGAACGCTCAGGCGCGCTTTAGCCAGAACCTGCTGGATCAGGGCAGCCATCCCACCAGCGAACGCCTGCTGGCGGTGATTCGCCCGGCCTCTCAGGACGTGGCGGATGCGCTGGGGCTGGCCGAGGGAGACAACGTTATTCACCTGCGTACCCTGCGCCGGGTGAACGGCATCGCGGTGTGCATCATCGACCATTACTTCGCCGAGCAGGCCTGGTGGCCCGCGCTGCAAACCTTCAGCCACGGATCGCTGCACGATTTCCTCCAGGCCGAGTTAGGCATTGCCCTGACCCGCGCCCAAACCCGCATCAGCGCTCGTCGTTCCCAGGCCAAAGAGAGCCGCCTGCTGGAAATCCCCAACATGGCGCCGCTGCTCTGTGTTCGCACCCTTAACCACCGTGAAGGCGAGGCCAAAGCGGCGGAATACTCCGTCAGCCTGACCCGCGCCGACATGATTGAATTCACCATGGAGCACTAA
- the yjdN gene encoding VOC family metalloprotein YjdN encodes MFLGPYISLNGRCAEAIAFYQQVLGAELTYKITFGEMPKEAKNTEGCSGETEYADDNIMHACLRVTGGALMMTDASMSDGKPHHSGFSLCLVSAHTEEGKRWFDGLAAGGTVTMPWGETFWAKGYGSLTDKFGIPWMVNVER; translated from the coding sequence ATGTTTTTAGGCCCCTACATCTCATTAAACGGCCGCTGCGCGGAGGCCATCGCCTTTTACCAGCAGGTTTTAGGCGCTGAGCTAACGTACAAAATCACCTTCGGTGAAATGCCCAAAGAGGCGAAGAATACAGAAGGTTGCAGCGGCGAGACCGAGTATGCCGACGACAACATTATGCATGCCTGTTTGCGGGTGACTGGTGGCGCCCTGATGATGACCGACGCCAGCATGAGTGATGGAAAACCTCACCACAGCGGTTTCTCGCTCTGCCTGGTAAGCGCTCATACCGAAGAGGGTAAGCGCTGGTTTGACGGACTGGCTGCGGGCGGCACAGTGACCATGCCGTGGGGCGAAACGTTTTGGGCAAAAGGTTATGGCTCACTGACGGATAAGTTCGGCATTCCCTGGATGGTCAACGTCGAAAGATAA
- a CDS encoding zinc ribbon domain-containing protein YjdM: MQLPHCPKCNSEYTYEDNGMLICPECAHEWNPAAASEEDAALIVKDANGNLLVDGDSVTVVKDLKVKGSSSMLKIGTKVKNIRLVEGDHNIDCKIDGFGPMKLKSEFVKKN; encoded by the coding sequence ATGCAACTCCCTCATTGCCCGAAGTGCAATTCCGAATACACCTACGAAGACAACGGCATGCTGATTTGCCCGGAGTGTGCTCATGAATGGAACCCGGCTGCGGCGAGCGAAGAAGACGCCGCGCTGATCGTAAAAGATGCCAACGGCAACCTGCTGGTCGACGGCGACAGCGTCACCGTAGTGAAAGATCTGAAGGTCAAAGGCAGCTCTTCGATGCTGAAGATCGGCACAAAAGTGAAGAATATTCGCCTCGTAGAAGGCGATCACAATATCGACTGTAAAATCGACGGTTTTGGCCCGATGAAGCTGAAATCCGAGTTTGTGAAAAAGAACTGA
- a CDS encoding WYL domain-containing protein: MKGAKVKVADRLAEIVLSLYQGETLSADIIRQRFDVDMRTAYRDLNRLGAILEDVGEGKKRLSSHLKGQFNVNDLLRITKRVGLAAFYPWYDIKSHNQYITLRAIPDLLVVGYEYENSPQRKAIFYPLFDDRDDPGGERVKTEVLLQVSAQAAEHFKQRKLLPFQKTVRELDNGELLLASHIASPEQLFPLVQYWIPHLTIISPQVWQSDLKARIAAWCNVN, translated from the coding sequence ATGAAAGGCGCGAAAGTAAAAGTTGCAGATCGACTGGCCGAAATCGTCTTAAGTCTTTATCAGGGGGAAACCCTTTCCGCTGATATTATCCGCCAGCGTTTTGATGTAGATATGCGAACTGCGTATCGTGATTTGAACCGGCTTGGTGCTATTCTGGAGGACGTCGGCGAGGGGAAAAAGCGTCTCTCTTCGCATTTAAAAGGACAGTTTAACGTAAACGACCTGTTACGCATTACTAAACGCGTAGGGCTTGCTGCGTTTTATCCGTGGTACGACATAAAGAGCCATAATCAATATATTACGCTGCGCGCTATTCCAGATTTATTGGTTGTAGGGTATGAATATGAAAATAGCCCGCAGCGTAAAGCTATTTTTTATCCATTATTTGACGATCGGGATGATCCTGGTGGGGAAAGGGTAAAAACGGAAGTGCTGTTACAGGTTTCGGCGCAGGCGGCTGAACATTTTAAGCAGCGCAAGCTATTACCTTTTCAAAAAACCGTCAGAGAGCTTGATAACGGAGAGTTACTCCTGGCGAGTCATATTGCTTCGCCAGAACAATTGTTTCCGCTGGTGCAGTATTGGATACCGCATCTCACCATTATTTCCCCGCAGGTCTGGCAGAGCGACTTAAAAGCCAGGATCGCGGCATGGTGTAATGTTAATTAA